The nucleotide window TTAGCTGAAGAAGCTGATAAACCCTTGGATTAATATTAACCTTTCCTATTAGATTCAAGTTTCCCTCATACTGAAAATTGGTCTTGGCATTCTTTCCCCGTAAAACCATGGCGGCGTTATCATAAGCCAAAGCTGCTTCTTCTGGTTTGTCGAAAGTCCCTAGCCATAATCTTAGCTTTTGAGATGAGTTTTTGATCTCAGCCACCCATCTTCCGGATGGTCTTTGTCGGACCCCTAGGTATCTTCTTCTTCCATTGCTGATCACCTTCTTGTTGCTTCTTTTTTCACTGTTTTCAGCCATGGTTTGTGCTTCATGTGGTTCAATGGAGGTCTGGTTTTTGTTAGGGCTTTGATCTTGTTGAGACACCATAGTCAATCTTGAGCTATCCATTACAGGAGGAGGAAAGGGTTATGGAGGTAACCAAAAAGAATGAACTGCTATGTGATATTATGGAATAATAATGGTGATTTAAAGAATGATTTTGAGATAATTGCATGTTGATTGTCTgcttgtgatgtatatatttatatttatacatataaagaatgagtAAAATATAAGTGAAAACACTAAATCCCTGCTTGCCAAAGCAATCACAATTTGAATTAGGTTTAATTAGCAAGGTGCCACATATCTATTATATATTATTGGACATCATGAATGAAATGAAAGGTATGTAAGCCATATCACCATGATTTAGGTCTAATAGGTGTAGCACGTGTCGGATACaacaataaaatatattatactcTTAAAAGAATACTTAagtttaaaatttagaaataaaattattaaaagggATAATTACGAACGAACTTAAAAAGAATTAGTCTTTTGTGAATAATAAAACAAACTTGaagtgtatttttttttttttgaagtataTCAGTGtaataattctttttatttttacaaatattcGAAGGAGTGACAAATATGAATATATCAAAAGGATTTATATATTCAagggtgatgtatatatataaatatactcgAATATATGTTTGATACAAGTTTAGTGAGAAGAGGGTGTAGGGCAGAAAACTCCAAAAATAGCCAATAAACAGACAAAAAACCAAAGTATTATTATTACATTATATAATATTACAGAACTTAAAAAGCAGATTATACTCTTAAGTAAATACCCTGTGTAACATAAATCCAACAACCTACAAACAAAACTCACACCTCAAaagtgccaaaaaaaaaaaaaaaaaacaaagacacCTTTGCTATCTTGAataccattttctttttcttttttttaaaaagatgGGTCTTTTTAGTTTTTGTCTGGTAATAGGTTGTCTTTGCACTTAGTCTTTAAGAACATGGCATATATCCTTTGGTCTGCTCATTTtgcttttcaaatatatatgttgTTTGTGCAGTTCTGCAATTGCCTCAGAACAACCTTTTAGCTTTCTTGTTGGATTCCTTGTGAGCTAACATTACATGTGTGTGTGTATaccttgtttattttattttattttatttttcaccttttctttaattaaattgTGCTCTTCACTGCTATTTTCAGAtacagtttatatatatataaaggtgaTTTAGTTGTTTAGTTGTTGGATTGTTTAGGACAGAACCTTATTATCTTAAATGCTCCTCTCCTTGATGTTGTGAGAAGTCAGTCattcataattcattttttttGAAGTACATAATTCATTTGTTGTTTTGTGCACATCATGCATACATTTAAAACACATGGTAGTTATGGTATTCAATTTTGGGTGAATCTAAAacgaaatacatatatatatatatatatatatatatgtgtgttaaaTATGTGTGTTGATGGTGATGTTTGATACCAAATATTTTAGGGAAAATAGAAGATAAAATTAGAGGATAGATTCTTTTTCTAGGTGttatttttggtttttataaGTTAAGAATAATCTTATTTATATTGTGGGTGGTATTCAAATAAAGTGCTAactctaaataataataattttaaaattcgacGTGAGAAAGAAATCCACAAGAAATTAACTTTTAATTAGAATTTTTGTTTTTAGGTGAAATAAGATTTATATGATGAAAAATACTATTTTCTCATGAAAATTAAAATGTATGCCTACAAAAACAATttaatattattctaatattaatataatgaatCTGTGATTACTATATATTAAACATTTTAAGGGTGTTGTTTTAtcttttatatcttttatataaagaaatatatgtacgtaatgtataaaaattaaaattaaaattgttattatattaattttataattatcacATCAATCGAATTGGACTAAAAGAGACAAACACAAACTGTGagtgattattttataattttatagttGGATAAGAAAAACTTAAGCATAATTCAGTGACTGGCCGTGTTAttttacactaatataataataataataaattattattattattattattgaaattgcacttttgtgtttttttttttttttttgaagtaagCAGTAATTCCAACACCATGAAAAGTCCAATTTTGATGAAATTCGAGAAcctattttattcttttaaaaaattcaaatattcataatatattaatatttatatattatagttaaatcttaaataaaaatttatgaaacaaaCAATAAATTTAAGTGGTGAGATCAAccgaatttttttaataaaatttatctaAATCCATCCAGATTCCAACAAGATCTATCTAAGACCAAACAGGAAATTGGACAAGTTaaccatttttgtcaaaaaaaaaatttatctaAATCCGTCCGAATTTTTGTATTACTTTTCACATTTCTTTGACGAAAATTAAGTGGAAAAATCAACCATTTtgtcaaaaaaatatatatgcgTATTTGTCTTTGATCAAAtggtaaaatgaaataaaattggaaaactattttttaatttagtatttaagtttaattctcacaataaaatctaattaaaaaaattaacactAACTTGATGTGTTTATCAACTATTAAACAAATTTTAGATTTCCAATGACCAAatcttaataaattaaaatagaaaaataaatttctCAATTTTTATCAATATTGTTTAAACTAGAAtagattatttaataaaattagttAGATAAAAATTGACTAAGATATCTGTTCGAATAAAGAAATTAAATCGGTTAATACGTGAACCATTCAAAACCAATTGAATTAAGCTAAAAATCAAATTAATCAactgaatttttataattaactCGTATATAATTTATCGTAACATGTATCTAAACCACAGGACAAGTAGTGTTAATTGTTTTACTTGTACGAAACGTATAAACTTTAACATTAAAAGCTTTTGGGTTTGACTATGTTACTAAGATTCATATATAAAGAGTTGGATATGAGtttattgatttttaaattattttatattttaatataaatatacgttttagtatttatattataacataatatacttaattttcataccaatacataaaataaaagaaaaaaaaacaacaacaacaacatatTATAAACTTGAAAATAGATTATGCCCGACTCAAATTCTAAATATTTGATGTCGAGCTAGACCCATATTTAAGTAGGCTTTAATTTTTACTCCAATTTAATTTTTGAACCAAACTCTATCAAACATGAATCTAATTAAGATGGTAATAACAAATCTCGAAATACAAACTCTTTACtttaaaaaacaaattaaaaaataacttaATCACTTTCATCAATTTTCTTTAAAGATTGAATAAACAAATAGAAATTAGTTTACTTTTATTTGTATAACCTTACATCTTTCATACAAATCAAAACACAAAAATGATGGTTCTAACTTGGAACTTAGAACCCCAAATGTTGGATACTACTAGGCTGCACCTCTTACAGACATGATTTTGTTGTCAAGAAATACCTTTTTCTTGATGTTAAATATGTACATTTGAAATAAACTCCAGCAGCACAAGTAATAATGTACAAACCATATTCCGGTCAAATAAACTGTGATCATTGATGATCCTCGCCTCCCTTTCTTGAGCTTCTTGATTTTGCTTCTAACCGTGCAGTATACCCTACTGTTGTGGGCCGTAATGATCTCTGTCGCACCATATGACAGTACTCAGGGTCATCGGATTGACCATCAGATCGAATCCATTGTATCATCTGATGATACGAGGGGAAAAACCGGACTTGGATAGCCGAGTAAATGAAATACGGGAGAAGTGAAGATATCAACACAAGGAGAGTAAGAAGCCAATACATTCCAGCAGGCGCACAGGATTCGATGAACACCTTGTAGGCAGTAGTCGATATGCTCGGGTCCATGGCTCCATATGCCATGAGGAAGATGTACCATAATATTATGCTGCCCCATATGAAGAGATGTTGTATGTACGTAAAATAAGATACTGATAATGCCATTTGGCAGTTTACGACCCATACCACGCATGTATACATGGCGGTGCCGAGGATCTCTAAACCGACAACTTCCCCACCTTTGCGGAAGGCTTGATGTTGCACTGCTCGGATGCAGAAGAAGAAGATGACCGTAGCACTTAGGACTCCGTTAAATGCCCACGCAATGATCCGAAGCCAGCTAAATAGGACATTTtgaatgccttcttgatataatagAGGAAACTGCAACATTGAGTCGAAGAGAATCGAGACATCATTGTTACAGTTAAAACGTACACATATCCGACATTATAGAAACTTGTACGAGGGATACCTTAAGACATAAACGGGATGAGACATCCTGGTCGAAAACTCCAAGAGCGATCACAGGCAGTGATGTGAAGAAAACATTATAGAAGGAAAGAAACCAATCGTTGTATACAGCTTGTCCCGAGAATGATGCATATATCTCATAGAAGAAGAGGGTGAAACCAAAAACAATATTCTTGTAAAAGAAATAGCATATCTGCAATACAGTTCAATCATTCAGTTTTACCAGTTGATATCGGAtgttgttaaaaataaaaaaacatctaAGAGTAACTTATATTACCATTGATGAAATCCGTCTATAACACCAATGTCCATGCACCAGAAGCAAGCGCTCCAAAAACCGGAACTGGGCGATTGCAATGTCACTTGACATGACAGCctacaaattttgaaaagtcggTATTAGAAACGCgaaggaaaaagcatcaagtgAAACAAAACAAATGCACCATTTTTATACATGGAGCAATTTATTTAGGATTACCTGCATTCCTTCTACACCGCTGATACCAACTCCGATATCGGCTTCTTGAAGCATACCGACATCATTTGCTCCATCACCGATTGCAAGAGTTGTACTTCTGGTTTTAGTTTTAACCAGTCTTGTAACCTGTGAATTTGTATTTTTCCAGTTAATTAGTTTGAATTCTCCTCAGAATTGCAAAAACAAGTTTCGGTCAGAAAACAACCATTTTTGTgcttacacacacacacacacacatataggGATAAAATAACTTACTAGAGCCTTTTGTTTAGGAGATGAACGACAACAAATTACGGATGCACACCCAATGGCAAGTTCTAAGAAGGCATCTTTGACATCATCTTCCAGAGCATAAGTTAATGATTTTCCATCAACAATCAAAGCCAATGCCTCAGAATTTTCATTTGACGATGTAAGCAACAGCCTCCCTTCGGCTATCTGCTGGAGAACGCTTGCCTTATATGCCTAGAAAAAAAAACTCATCAGCTGGCAAGCACACTCAATATGTCGGATTTATCCAATGAAGAGAAAGACTAGTGAGATAAAAGAAAGTATTCATTGAACTAAGAGTTTACCGCTGCAGCAGCGGTTTTATCCCCAGATTTCTCCAATGCCTTGTCCTCCGGTGTATctgaatttattattatttgctTCATTCCTTGTCTCAGCAAACTACAGGCAAAGCTGCAAAGTTCAAAGTTTTTGAAATCAGCATTCGAGTGTTATAATCAAACTTTACGGTAAGCATTTGTGATATACAATCATACCCAATATTAATGGCTGTTTCCATCTTATCTCCTGTCAAAACCCATATCTTGATCCCAGCTTGTGCAAGTTTGTCAATGCATTCCGGAACCTATCCAGCACGAAAGGCAAATATGAGTATAACACAAAAAATAGACAAATAATGCTTTCAATAGGTGACCTTTCAACCCACCCCATTCTGAAGTTTGTCTTCAACAGCTGTAGCACCAAGAAGAATCAAATCCCTCTCAATACTCTCCGCCACTTCCTCGATCATTTCCTCCCTATCTGCACTCACTATGTTCTTGGCTTCCGTGAATTTCTCATTGAACTCAACATATTCTTCCTCATTTATTTCACGGTATGCAAGTACCAAAGTCCTCAAACCGGCATCGGCATATTCTTCAATGTGCTCCTTGGTTTGCTCTGCGAATTCTTGTCCATTCTTTGCAAGTCTTTCAAACATGACACTGAGTATAAGAAGAAAAAGAATGTACTTAATATAATCCGTTGTTAAGTATTTTTATGCCGAAAAGAACTACAAAGAATGATTAATTGTTTCTGATTACGAACCTGTCGGCACCTTTACAGAGTAGCAGCAGCTTGCCTTCCTCATTCTGCAAAATCACAGACATCCGCTTTCTCGAGCTACTAAACTCCAAGATATTCAATAGTTTATAAGATCTACAAAAGATAAAAATGTTACATCATTTTCATTACATATATGAAATATCATTAGCTCCAATGGATGGCCTTGAAAATCATTTATAAACAAATAAGGATTATAGTTTTTTAACCTTTCAACTTTTTTCCCGGagagatcgaactcatataatgAAATGCTTGTTTGTGTCCTTTCATAAAACTCGAATCCCAATTCCCTAGCTGCAACCACAAATGCTGCCTCATCTGGTGACTCGGCTTCATATGAAATTCTTCCGGTTTCTTCATCCACTTCAGGTATTGCAGTATGACAGATAGCCAATAGTCGTAAGAACTTCTGAATCACATCAGCATGAGGTTCTTTTAGCCAATTACCGTTCATGATTCTTTCATCCACAAAATTAAACCCTTTGACCGATGGCTTTTCTTTCTTAAACTCCTCTACTTGGTCATTGATCTCTGGCACCTCTCGAGCCAAAGGTGAACCCTTTCTCCATGCGAGAGCTCTTTCAACTTCAGTAATTCCATGACCGTACGATGTTCCAGCTATAGAACATTTGATAAATTCCATGGAGTTGCAAGTCAAAGTTCCGGTTTTATCGGAAAGTATAGTGTCAACCTGGCCAAGTTCTTCATTTAGATTTGAGGTCCGAGCATGTGCTGGCTTGTCGGTTTCTTCGTGGTACATATGCAGATCTTGGTTGATGAAAATACTCTGGAGAACTTTGACAATTTCGATGGATACATACAAGGAAATCGGAATCAAATATGAATAAAGCATGAGAGCTgtcaaaaattgtaaaattgcTGCAACGGCTGCCCTTTTTGGGTTATAATAAATTGTAGTGTCATCCGGCCTAAGGTACCATCTCCTCATTTTTCCATTTTCCAAGTCCTCTCTAGTTTCTATGCCAAAGAAAATCGACCCGATAATAGAAAGCCCAACTAGGACAGCAAACAGAAAGTACACAATATTATCCATCCTTTTCTCAATCTTGCTTCTTTTTGAAGGAGGTTCcgttgaattttgaataactttcgTGTCACGGCCTGTGAAGATAACTACACCAAAAATATAATCCGTGTTCCGTAATTTGGAGTCCCTAAGTAAAAGCTGCTGAGGAGATAAAGGATATTGTTCATCTCCAAGTTCGAGACTACCAACAAAAGAGTACAAGTTTGCATTCGGATCTTCACATCTAATGGTAGCCTTGAAATCTTGAAAGCTTGCATCGTCGTGCAAACTTGAAGTTACATCGGATGCTTGTTTTAGTTTCAAATTGGTTTCGCCATCAAGGTTCATCGTTTCAACATAGCAAATAGCTTCCTCGTAACTCGAAGAGAGTAAAATGAGATCCGCAGGAAAGAATTCATCCTTTTCAACTTTGACTATATCTCCGACTTTCAAATCCATCCATTTAGTAGGTTCAAAAATACCATCACTTTGATGCATCTTAACTTTCCGGTTATTGACCTCAGTGTCCTGCAATGTCATCAACAACTATTTTACGAACCCGAGAAACATAGACTACCAGAAAACAAACAAAAGACACTAGCCCCAACCATTTTTTACACAAAGTAGCAACCGATGGGGATTTAAACACTTCCCCGAGAACACTATTTCAGACAGATAGAGCTACTGCATCTATACAGAAAGATGTCTAAGACCTCCACAACCCCTTCCCACTATCTCGACTTTCCCTCTGTCTCTCCTACATGATAACCGCTATATACAACCTTCTCAGAAACCGGTTCAGTTGTAGCACCAAACAAGTATGTTTTCTTAAAGTACTCAATTATAAATTCTGACTCCGAGCAACATCGAGTTTCATAAAGTTAATTACCTGTTTTTTTCGTCTCCAATCTTCGACAGCCTCCTTTCCCATAGTAGCTCCGATGACAACAACTAATGGAAGAACATTACTAACAGCTGAGTAAGGAGACAACGGTGTAAAAGACAGTATAGCACATATGAGAAAATAAAAATTAGCCACCCTCCTGAATTGCTCAAACAACGATTTGGGAAAGAACGTCGCAAGCGTATACTTTGTACTTCGAACAGAATTACCAGCATAGTTACGAAGACTGGCCTCAAAGCATTCAGGGTCATTACAATATACAACCCTTGAGAAACCAGGTCCTCCAATCAATGAATGATCCCCTTTGAATGATGCTTTCCCACATGAGAAAGCATGTATTCGGCTAAAATGCTGCTTTCTTCGCCTTCCGCCCGTCATTGTATTACAAATTTAATCTGATTCTAACTGATACAAATAATCAAACACATAGTAAAAACTAAATAAACATCCCCATTTTTTCTCCTTCAAAAGATGCTTTGAAAGCTTCAACAAATCAATGATTTTATAAACAAGATAAGCTGCAACACAGCAATCAAACAAGATCTTTTAGTCTTTTTTTGAAAGGAAAGAAAATTAAAGCTAGCTAACACACATATAATCCCAAAAAAGCACTTAAACAATGattcttttttataatttattttaggtTTTTGGTAGAAATGGTAGACCAGTCAGCCATATCTGAACATTGACTTTAAGCTAGAAGAAACAAAAGCAGTTAATTTTACCCATCTAAGCATATTTACTTTAAACTCAACCACTccattataaatcatttaaacccaacatatataaatagtaataaaatagaaAGATAAATAAGATCACCAGCTACAGAGAAATAACCTAAACCAGATAAAAATAGAAACTAAAACTAAAACAGGTAAAACTTTGAGCTAAATACTGAAATAACTTGTAAATTACATATATCCCAAGTCTTCTAGAAAGTCAAAGACAAAAGGCTGTAACTTGTAAGAAAAaacatgaagaaaaaaaaaagaaaacagctTTTAAAGAAAAATCCCATGATTTATATGCTTTCAAACAACTACTCTTATAAAAAAGTACATCCACCCATAGATCTGAACTTCAAAATCAGCTAAAGAAAACAACATATTTCATATGTAAAAGGcttcaaaaaaacaaaaacagaaaCAAAGAATGGGATTTCTAAGTTGAAAGAACATACTTCATTGACAAATTGGGTTCTTCCTTTTGGATACCAAGTAGCAGATGGAACAGATTAGGACAAGATaataaaacaagaaaaatggGATCTTTTTTATATTTAATGGTGTGTGTTTGTTCAGGTGATTTTTAAAGGGAGAGGGGATTTAGCTGAAATTGTAACAGAGGGAAGGACAGAACAGAGCAGAACAGAGAGATGTAATGCAAGATGAACTTAAGGTTGTCAGAAATGGacaattttatttttgggtttgaTGGGAAGACAGTTAAGAGAAAGAGAGATGGAAAGAGAAAGTTTTGGGGGTTGGATTTGGTACGTAAAATGTTCAAAAATTGGATGAAGGCAGCGGCTAAATGGAAGAATGGTCAAACATCCCTGTTCATTAAtcacatgttttaattatttttatctctctTTAATCTTTATTATTTTTCCCAAATCAGGTATCTATAGTGATTAATTCTTTTGTGAAGGGTATTTTTCGAAAAGATAAATAATTAGTCAtaaaatgtattttatttttacgaGAATTAAATCTTTAATCATATGATTAAGTATGAAGTGAGCAACTATTACCTAAAAAGATGTGTAAAAGTTGGGTCAAATTGATCGAACTAATCAATTTCAGTTTTGTCCGGTCGATTTATTCAACTGTAGTTTAAAGTCAAGTAAAATGGTTTAGTCGGTTCAATTTCGATTGTAAGACATGACTTTGAGCACATTAAAATGTATTTATTCTCTTATTTAAAGGTTAGAAGGAATTATAGGTAGTTCCAgtcattatataaaaaatatatattatttgagCTCAAAATTCAATGCACCCAAATATATTATCTAAACTTAAACCAACTAAAAATTAAACCCAGCACtaaaaaaatgattattttggTTAAATTAATTAACCGAATAACAAAAATCAATTCAATTTTATTCATAAAGTTAatctattttagtttttaaaaaattgaatttgagTTTTGAATTTTTTGAACCGAACCAATTGGTTGCTCACCCTTGACCACGTGCACccctttgttttaattaatatatatctaTCTATATTTATTTACACTACTAATAGGAGTTTGGTTGAGTTAGTGTATGCACATTAACCGAATCTTAGTTtagttgtaaaattatcaaaatttcattCTTTTAACAAAATATCaacttttattttagaataattatatattttatttttttactatctcaattttattatttcaaccaaaattacattttttatattatttttaataaatttatgacataatttaacatatatttttaaaaattcatacGAATTATCTATACCTATGCATAAATATatccctaagaaaggaggcaggGGCAGctatctatttttcttcattacaAAAATAATGGTCAATTTTCAGTTATGGTACTTATactattcaaaattaaaaactaGCCCTAACtctaatttaacataatttaaaaatatcatttattaatccaaataattaatatcaatTGACTCTTTCAATTAAAATATTGATGTGTATATGTCTTAAAACACTATTCTAACACACACAAAAATTGGGAAATCATACTTGTTAATTATTAAAGTTCATATGAATCTTGCTAAAATAACAATCGTTTTTTTTCTCAAAGTATCAACTAGACTATTAGAGCGAGTTCAATAACTAATCTTTCATATGCTATTTATATTTTAGGTTTTAATTGAATTAGTGTCGTAGATCAATTGAgtattaattcaatttaaaattactaaaatatttttatatgcaaaataagttatattatcacGAAAATACGGTCTTCTTTTATAAACTTAATTATGGTGAAGCTTAAAACTGTAACATAATAAACTTTTACCATTTTAGCTAAATAATTATTTGGTTTTATAatctaattactaaattttatatatactatATTAGTTAACATTAGTATAggtctttttttttcttaattgtgGGAaggattttgaaattttattaataattcaaAGTAAATTATTTATGgttgaggaaaaagaaaatgGGTTGGCGCCGCCAGATTGAACAAGAACTATAAACGTGGCAAGAAAATTCAAATGACTGAAAATTTCTTCTGTATTTTTTATCATTATGCAGAATTACCATACCCTTAACCTACTACCTTTATTGTATAccaactattattattattattattaaggagTGGAAGAaaaatatgtaataaatatatttattaaaaactgtgttgattataaaataaatatttaatttcaattacaaaatatattaaaaatataaaataatcttaatctataatatctCTATATATAACTAACCAATATAGTCTTTGTTGTTTAtcatatggttgaatttgtattttaaatat belongs to Gossypium arboreum isolate Shixiya-1 chromosome 7, ASM2569848v2, whole genome shotgun sequence and includes:
- the LOC108476045 gene encoding ethylene-responsive transcription factor RAP2-2-like — encoded protein: MDSSRLTMVSQQDQSPNKNQTSIEPHEAQTMAENSEKRSNKKVISNGRRRYLGVRQRPSGRWVAEIKNSSQKLRLWLGTFDKPEEAALAYDNAAMVLRGKNAKTNFQYEGNLNLIGKVNINPRVYQLLQLTIMKNHARSALRSINGKRMDPVDVDGFDTIVEETIFCDDNHHHHDHHDHHDHDEGGNNNNNKLCKVSLGNSKVYSSVVVAPSFCSSSIDQQGQKENNM
- the LOC108479300 gene encoding putative phospholipid-transporting ATPase 9; this translates as MTGGRRRKQHFSRIHAFSCGKASFKGDHSLIGGPGFSRVVYCNDPECFEASLRNYAGNSVRSTKYTLATFFPKSLFEQFRRVANFYFLICAILSFTPLSPYSAVSNVLPLVVVIGATMGKEAVEDWRRKKQDTEVNNRKVKMHQSDGIFEPTKWMDLKVGDIVKVEKDEFFPADLILLSSSYEEAICYVETMNLDGETNLKLKQASDVTSSLHDDASFQDFKATIRCEDPNANLYSFVGSLELGDEQYPLSPQQLLLRDSKLRNTDYIFGVVIFTGRDTKVIQNSTEPPSKRSKIEKRMDNIVYFLFAVLVGLSIIGSIFFGIETREDLENGKMRRWYLRPDDTTIYYNPKRAAVAAILQFLTALMLYSYLIPISLYVSIEIVKVLQSIFINQDLHMYHEETDKPAHARTSNLNEELGQVDTILSDKTGTLTCNSMEFIKCSIAGTSYGHGITEVERALAWRKGSPLAREVPEINDQVEEFKKEKPSVKGFNFVDERIMNGNWLKEPHADVIQKFLRLLAICHTAIPEVDEETGRISYEAESPDEAAFVVAARELGFEFYERTQTSISLYEFDLSGKKVERSYKLLNILEFSSSRKRMSVILQNEEGKLLLLCKGADSVMFERLAKNGQEFAEQTKEHIEEYADAGLRTLVLAYREINEEEYVEFNEKFTEAKNIVSADREEMIEEVAESIERDLILLGATAVEDKLQNGVPECIDKLAQAGIKIWVLTGDKMETAINIGFACSLLRQGMKQIIINSDTPEDKALEKSGDKTAAAAAYKASVLQQIAEGRLLLTSSNENSEALALIVDGKSLTYALEDDVKDAFLELAIGCASVICCRSSPKQKALVTRLVKTKTRSTTLAIGDGANDVGMLQEADIGVGISGVEGMQAVMSSDIAIAQFRFLERLLLVHGHWCYRRISSMICYFFYKNIVFGFTLFFYEIYASFSGQAVYNDWFLSFYNVFFTSLPVIALGVFDQDVSSRLCLKFPLLYQEGIQNVLFSWLRIIAWAFNGVLSATVIFFFCIRAVQHQAFRKGGEVVGLEILGTAMYTCVVWVVNCQMALSVSYFTYIQHLFIWGSIILWYIFLMAYGAMDPSISTTAYKVFIESCAPAGMYWLLTLLVLISSLLPYFIYSAIQVRFFPSYHQMIQWIRSDGQSDDPEYCHMVRQRSLRPTTVGYTARLEAKSRSSRKGGEDHQ